In the Desulfosporosinus acidiphilus SJ4 genome, ACGGTCTGGAAGCTAACAAATAGGAGCTTAAGGAAAATACTAAAAAAGTTTTAAAAAAGGGTTGATTTTTATTTAAAGTAATTGTAAAATAAGAACATAAATTATTTAGTAATTATTGAGGAGGCAAACTTAAGATGATTAAGAAATTTGTATGTTCAGTATGTGGATATGTATTTGAAGGAAATGAGGCACCAGAAAAATGTCCGCAGTGTGGAGCATCGAAAGACAAATTCTCAGAGAAAAAAGAAGGGCAGCTTGCATGGGCTGATGAGCATAAAATTGGAGTAGCCCAGGGCGTTGATCCGGAAATCCTTGAAGGATTAAGAGCTAATTTTACCGGAGAATGCACTGAAGTTGGTATGTACCTAGCTATGAGCAGGCAGGCAGATCGAGAAGGTTACCCTGAAGTTGCTGAAGCCTATAAGAGAATCGCCTTTGAAGAAGCAGAACATGCTGCTAGATTTGCAGAAATGCTGGGCGAAGTGGTGTTTCCTGATACGAAAAAGAATTTGGAAGCAAGAGTTGAAGCCGAATACGGTGCTTGCCAAGGTAAAAAGGACATCGCCACTAAGGCTAAACAACTGAACTACGATGCTATTCATGATACGGTTCACGAAATGTGCAAGGACGAAGCCCGACATGGCAAGGCTTTTAAAGGACTTTTGGAGAGATATTTTAAATAAAATTTGATACAAATAAGTCGTTAAAATACAATTTTCATTATCGTAAGTTCGTTGAATATCAGGGCTTCAAGCTTGTAGTTCACGAAACCGATTTTGGAAATTGTATTTTTTCGTATAATATAGTTACAGTCTGTGTAACTTGGAACCTAGAATTATAAGTGATATACTTGAAAAGGAAATAAGAGGAACAGACTATTAAAAGTTAAAAGATAATTTGATGTTTATGGATAAAGCTCTGAAATTTATTTCAAAAATATTCCAGCTTTAAACTGGATTCCAAATTGAATCTATTTGCTGGTGCTTCAAAAATAAATGTCCTTGGAGAGGGACACTAAAAACTACTACTGTATAATACTAGAGGTAATGAATTTGGATAAGATCTCGTTAGATAAAGAAATAATCCTCAATGCAACAGAAGAAGTTATTCGCCGTTTCGGACCAGACAAAGCGAATATCACTGACGTAGCAAAGCTATTAAAGGTTAGCCATGCTGCCCTTTATAGATATTATAATGGAAAAACTGACCTTTGGAACGCTGTTACAGATCGTTGGCTCACAAGTTTGCATGCTCCTTCAAATGATATTTTGAAAGAAGATAATCCTGCTGATATTAAACTTTTTCATTTACTCGAAGACTTTGCGGAAGCTAAACGCCGCAGTGCTATTAATGACCCGGAAATGTTTGCAAATTATATTAAACTAGCACACAGCTCAATGGAAGTAATTGAAAAAAGTATAGAAGAAGGTATTAATCGTATCAAGGAGATTATAGATCAAGGAATTTCGGAAGGTATCTTTTTTACGGAATCTCCTGATCAAGCGGCAAGATCCGTATATCTTTCAACCGGTGTTTTTATCAACCCAAACTCATTTGAAGATCCGAATCGAAAACAGAACATAGAATCTGTTATAAATCTCCTGATAAGAGGACTTAAAAATCCTAATAACTGAATCAAGCAGGAGAGGGCGGCTGGGCTTCATCCTCTCGCAACACCTTGTTTATGAGATGGGACTGGGTTTTTCTCGAAGTTCGATAAAGCTCCCAAAAAGATAAGATAAAATTTTTTCGCCCTTGGCTTTCCAAATAGGATTGTCGAGGGCGTTAGTTATTGGTATTTCAAGAATTTCACCATACTTTATAAAAACAGGGTCAAATTGAGAGCGGAAGCAATACTCTTTAATATATTTTGCGACGAGTTACAAGTTAAACATGTCGTATTCTGTAGCGCGATATGATATAATTAATTTCGTAGATTACAATATCGTAAGAATGTAATTTGTAACATTAATTTTAAAGTTTAAAGGAGGATTTATTATGCGTATTTCTGTAACAGGAGCAACAGATTTGCACGAACCGAGCGTCGACACATCGGCGGCCACGAGCAGAGCGGTCTTGCTCGAGTCATTCGGCGGTCCTGAGGTCCTCAACGTCCGCGAAGTACCGGCTCCGCAGGCCGGCTCGGGGCAGATTCGCGTGCGCGTCACTGCGGCCGGACTGAACCCGATGGACTGGTTCATGACCTCCGACGCAGACACCGCCACTCGTTTCGGCTTGAGCCTGCCGTCCGGGTTCGGAACCGATTATGCCGGGATTGTGGACCAGGTCGGTGACGGTGTGACCGAGTTCGCGGTTGGCGACCGAGTGTTCGGCGGCGCTCTCTCCCGCGCAGTAGCCGACTACGTAGTAGTAGATGTGGCTGTGACCATCGCGGCAGGCAGCGACGCGCACCACACCCCCGACGGTGTCGACGACCGCACCGCCGCCACCCTTACTATCGCGGGCTGCACGGCCTCCGCCGCTCTCGCCGTGGTCAACCTCGGCCCAGACGACACGGTGCTCATTGGCGGCGCGGGAGGCGGGGTCGGCGTGTTCACCGTCCAACTCGCTCGGCTCGCGGGCGCGCGAGTGATCGGAACGGGATCGGCGATCTCGGCCGATGCCCTGCGTGCCCTTGGAGCCGAGCCGGTCCCCTATGGCGAAGGCATGGTTGAACGGATCCGCGCCCTGGCTCCCGCCGGCGTCACTGCGGCGATCGACCTGTACGGGACAGACACGATGCAGGCGGCACGAGAACTTGGCGTTCCCGACGAGCGCATCACCACCATCGCAGCACAGGTCGACGGGATCACGCCGGCAAACGGTGCTAACGCCGCCCCTGGAGCCATAGAAGAGATTGCTCGCCTGGTCGCAGCGGGCCGGCTCCGTGTGCCCATCGCAGCAAGTTTCCCGATGGAGCAGATCCGCGCGGCGGTCGAGCTTCAAGCCGGCCGGCACGTGCACGGCAAGATCGTCATCGACATCTAGGTGTTGTTCCACGACCTTGTCGTCGTTAGCTCGGATGGTCAGATCATCTGCCCGCGGCAGGCGAGGGTGCGTTTCGCTATTAAAGTGAGTTATGTATAGAAATTTTTAAGGGTGTTTAGTTTTTATCAATTGAGTTAGAATGTTATTATACGAAAATGAATCAATTCAATAGTAATTGCTGCTTGATGGCGCAAATAATCAGATAGAAAAAGTTGACCTGCGGATCATCAGCCGATACAGGGTGATATTAGTGTCTTTATTTAGGAGGACAGTTAGTTTGAGTGTAAACGAATGGCAGGATTGGAAAAGGAAGCTGCGGGAATGGGCTTTTGATTTAGGTTTCGCGGCTGTCGGATTTACCACTGCCGAACCGGTTGAGGGACTTGATAGTTTGTTGGAGGTTCGCCTTGATCAAGGTGTGTCCACGCCTTTTGAAAGCCGAGAAATCCGGGAGAGGGTTGATCCCAGGGTTGTTTGGCCGGACTGTCAGGGAGTCGTTGCTTTAGCTTATCCGCACCCTTCAACGGCTGTTCCGAATCAAGGGGAGGGCATCTTAGCTCGCTCGGCAATTGGTGAAGATTATCACCGTGTCATTCAGAAGAAATTGCACGAGTTGAGCGAGAGAATGACCGGCAGCCATTGGCCGGGAGCTTTGCGGTGGCAGGTTGACACGGGGCCTTTGGTTGAGAGAGCATTTGCAGTACGAGCAGGTATTGGCTGGATTGGGCGAAACCAGCAGCTGATTATTCCCGGCTATGGTTCCTTTGCAGGGCTGGCGCTGTTATTGCTGGATCATGAGCTTCCCAGTGACGAGCTGGTTCAGAACCATTGTGGTTCTTGTCGGAAATGTATAGAAGCTTGTCCTGCTCAAATTCTTGGTAAAGACATCTTCGCGGCTAAGAACTGTTATTCATATATTACGCAGAGTAAAGAAGTTCTCACCCCAGCAGAGAGGATCGGACTGGGAAACCGGATATTCGGTTGTGATACCTGCCAGGAAGTATGTCCTCACAATCAAAAAAGGGTTAGGGAAGAGCTGAGGGAATTATCGATACCCGGGAAGAAGCGGGGAGCGGATTTGCTGGGTATTTTGAACTTAACTAAGGGAGAGTTTCGGGAACGTTTTCTTCACACGGCAGCAGGATGGCGGGGGAAAGGAGTTCTGCAGCGGAATGCTTTTTTGGCCTTGCGCAATATGCAGGACCCGCGGCTCAACTCTTGGCTGGCCCAAAGGGAAAAATCACTGCCGCCGATATTAACTCCGTATCTGGAAGAAGCCGTGGGAGAACAAGAACATAAAGGGAGTGTAAAAGGGACGATTATAACCTAACTTAAAGGTCATAATCGTCCCTAATTTTTTTTCACGACGTTTAACAAGGTCTCCGTGCCGAACCTGGCCTGTATGCAGCAAATGCATAGAGTTGCCGGCCTTAACGAGATGATGGAATCACGCCTATCAAGTGAGGCATGCCTTTCGGGCTTGCCGGAAGCCCCTGCCTCTTAACGAAGTGTGGGTAGGGGAGGTTCCACCCTAAGATAATCTCTGCTTAACAAAACGAGCGATTCGTTCCAAGGCTTCTTCAAGCTGTTCAAGGGAATAGGCGTAGGAACAGCGGATAAACCCTTCGCCAGACGGACCGAAGGCGGTCCCGGGGACAACTGCGACCTTTTCCTCCTTTAAGAGTTCTTCAGCAAAGGTTTCGGAGGATAACTTCGTTCTTGATATATCCGGGAATACGTAAAAGGCACCTAAGGGTTCGAAACACTCCAGTCCCATGGCTCGAAAACCATGGACCATAAGGCGGCGCCTGCGGTCATAAGCTGCTACCATTTCGTCTTTTGCCTCGGAAGCGGAACGCAAGGCTTCAAGAGCGGCGACTTGACCGGTAATTGGGGCACAAAGCATGGTGTATTGATGGATTTTCGTCATTCCGCTGATCAGGTCGGGGTGTCCGGCAACGTAACCGATTCGCCAGCCTGTCATGGCGTAAGATTTTGAGAAACCGCTGACGAAAAGAGTACGGTCATGCATTCCGGGCAGACTGGCAAATGACGTATGAGTGCCTTCGTAGGTAAGATCGGAATAAATATCATCAGCCAGTACGAGCAGATCATGCTCTTTTACAAATTCGGCAATGGGAAGAAGGTCTTCGTACTGCATAATAGCCCCGGTAGGATTATTGGGATAGGATAATACCAAGAGTTTTACTTCCGGCGAATAGGATTGCTCCAAATCCTTAACCCGCAGACGAAAGTTTTCCTCGGCGTGAGTTGGGACATAGCGCACACTGGCGCCGGCTAAGGTTGCGCAGGGGCCGTAAGATACATAAGAAGGGTCGGGAACTAAGACAATATTTCCCGGTTCAAGGACAGCGCGCATAACTAAGTCTACTGCCTCACTGGCTCCCGTTGTAATCAGAATTTCCTTTAACGGGTCATAAGAAAGGCCCAAAGTTACGTTTAAATGGTGGGCGAGTTCTTCCCTCAGTTCAAAGAGTCCGGCGTTGCTGGTGTACATGGTCTGCCCCTGTTCAAGGGAGAAAATGCCGCTTTCACGCACAGTCCAAGGGGTAACAAAGTCAGGTTCGCCTACCCCCAGAGATATAACGTCCTTCATGGTTGCTACCAAATCGAAAAACTTGCGGATTCCTGAGGGCGGCAGATTTGCGACATGGCTGGCTAGGTATTGGTTCATGGCGAGATCACAAGACGTTGAAGCGTCTCTTCCTCACCTAAAAGTTCCACTCCGTCCTGCTTATAGCGGCGCAGTACGAAATGAGTAGCAGTACTCTGAATATGTTCGAGAGGCGCTAATTTTTCGGCCACAAAAAGAGCAACATCCTGCATGGTCTTGCCTTCGATGAGCAGAGCGAGGTCATATCCTCCGGACATAAGCATTAACGATTTGATTTCTGGGAACTTTTGCAGCCGTTTGGCGATTTTGTCAAAACCATAACCGCGCTGCGGCAGGACTTTAACTTCGATGAGAGCACGAACTTTTTCATCCCCGGTTCGTTCCCAATTTATAATGGGCTGGTAGCCGGCAATGACTTTTTCTTTCTCCCAATCATTAATGCGCTGTTTGATGTATTCCGCTGACAAACCGGTTTGCAGGGAGAGTTCTTCCGGTCCTAAGCGGCAGTCTTCCGCAATAATTTTCAGCAATTTACGGTCTTCCGGCGTGAGCATCCTGTTTCACCTCTTTAACATTCTTTCTAAGGGTATAAACATAATCATAACTTAGAACAATGGGAATTACAAGAATGTTTTAATAGAACAATGATAATTATAATGATGTTCTATATAACAGTGGAATATTTGGCTTCGGAGTTTGCTGCCGCTTTTGTTGCGTTAAGCAGACCACCTGCTAAAAGAATATTTGCTTGTCGTTCTGAAAGATCGTGTTTAACCCAAATGGGGTTTGGGTCATTATTCAGAGTGAGAGCAAAGGGTTCAGAGGAGCGGATAGCCTGATGAAGACCGGTAAAATTAAGAACTGTCTCAGGCTGCAGCCGGGCCAGATCTTCCTCATGGACAAACGTTAGGGGAAGGATGCCGAAATTGATTAAGTTAGCACGATGGATTCGAGCGAAACTTTGAGCCAAAACGACACGCAGACCTAAATACATGGGAGCCAGGGCAGCGTGTTCACGACTTGAGCCTTGACCATAATTGTGTCCCGCCACGATGGCGCTTTGTTTAAAGGATTTTGCTCTGGCAGCAAACTGAGGATCAATTTTATGGAAGACGAATTCTGAAATGGCTGGGATGTTGGAACGGAGCGGGAGGATCTTTGAGCCTGCAGGCATAATGTCGTCCGTGGTAATATTGTTTCCGAGTTTGAGAACAATCGGTAAGCTTAAGTTGTCTTCAAGCTTAGGAGCAAGGGGCAGGGGTTGAATATTGGGGCCGCGTTGAATGGGGGTTTCGGGGTCTCCCGGCGGTAGTATCATGCTGTCATCAATCCGGAATTCCCGGGGCATTTCAATGGCCGGCGGCAAGTCCAGTGTTCGCGGGTCTGTTAAAGAACCTGTTAAGGCACAAGCTGCGGCGACTTCCGGACCTGCTAAAAAGACTGAGGCATCTTGGGTTCCGCTTCGTCCCATGAAATTCCGGTTGAAGGTGCGGACAGAGACAGCTTTGGAAATTGGGGATTGACCCATTCCGATACAGGGTCCGCAAGTCGATTCTAGGAGACGAGCACCGCTGTCCAGTAGATCCGTAAGAGCTCCGTTGTCGGCAAGCATAGTTAAGACTTGGCGGGACCCCGGAGAAATGACCAGGCTTACTTTGGGATGCACGTGCTTCCCTTTAAGGATTTGACTTACCCGCATTAAATCTTGATAAGAAGAGTTGGTACAACTCCCGATGGCTACCTGATCGACAGGCTTGCCGGCAATTTCACTGACAGGAACCACATTGTCAGGGCTGTGAGGTTGAGCAATCATCGGCACCAGGCGCGAAAGATCAATTTCCAGTGTTTCATCATAAGACGCGTCCTCATCTGCAGTGAGCGGGACCCAATCTTCTGCTCGTCCTTGTGCTTCCAAAAAGCGCAGGGTTTGTTCATCACTGGGGAAAATTGAAGAAGAAGCACCCAACTCAGCGCCCATATTGGTGATGGTTGCCCGCTCAGGAACCGTCAGAGTTTTAACTCCGGGTCCGGCATATTCAATGATCTTGCCCACGCCTCCTTTGACTGAGAGGCTGCGTAATACTTCTAAGATGATGTCTTTCGCTGAAACCCAGTCGGACAGCTTTCCGGTCAGCCAGACGCACAGAACTTTGGGGTTGGGAAGATAGAAAGGTCCGCCTCCCATGGCAACAGCCACATCGAGGCCGCCGGCGCCGATGGCCAGCATTCCCATACCTCCGGCTGTCGGGGTATGACTGTCTGAACCGAGAAGAGTTTTGCCGGGCTTGGCAAAGCGTTCCAGATGTACTTGGTGGCAAATTCCGTTGCCTGGACGGGAAAAATAGGTTCCGAAACGCGCGGCGGCACTTTGGAGAAAGGCATGGTCATCTGCGTTTTCAAAGCCGGTTTGCAGCGTATTGTGATCTATATAGCTAACCGAGCATTCAGTTCGGACCCTCGCAAGATTCATGGCTTCGAATTGCAAGTAAGCCATTGTGCCTGTGGCATCCTGGGTTAATGTCTGGTCAATCCGCAGAGCGATTTCATGACTTTCATTCAAGTCACCGGCTGCTAAATGGGATGCAATTATTTTTTGAGTTAAGTTCTGTCCCATGGTGATACCTCCTTTGACGTTGCTATTTACTTTATCAAAAACCGGAGGGAAGTTCTAGGGTTTCTCGAAAGGTATACAGAATATCTGAGCTGAGTCGGATATATTGACGATATATATAAGGAAAGTATAGTATGATTAATAGATAATTCCTTTTATATAGGGAAAAAAGTAGACAAAAGTTTGGGTTTGCAATAAATTAAGGTTATAATAGTAAATCATAAGCAAAACCCTTGATCTGAGCTTCAAAAGCTCTAAGAGGTTGGGAGGTAGCGTTGAATTGCCTATGTATGAATTCAGGTGTCCAAGTTGTGGTTCACTGACCACAGAATTATGCAAGCTGGGTGAAAATGGAGAGTCCTTATCCTGTCCCGGATGCGGGCATAAAGGGCTTGCCAAAAAGATATCTAAGTTTTCAAGTCCCGGAGTAAAAGGAAGCAGCGGTGGGACTTGTTCTCCCGGGTGCCACGGCAACTGTTCCGGGTGTCATTGAAAGGGGATCCGAGTTTTGAACAATCGACTTAATATAGTGATGGTTGAGCCGGAAATCCCGCCTAATACGGGAAATGTGGCTCGGCTTTGTGCTGCAACGGGAGCTGCACTCCATTTAGTAAAACCCCTTGGTTTCAGTATTGATGATAAGCACTTAAAGCGTGCCGGTTTAGATTATTGGCATCTTCTGGATATTTATTATTATGAGAATTTTAACGAATTTGAAGAGAAGAATCCTCACGGACTTCGTTACTTAGCAACGACAAAAGGTGGCCGTTCCTACAGCGACATAGTCTATGAACCGGGAGGATATTTAATTTTCGGCAAGGAAACGAAAGGACTTTCGCCCGAAATTTTGGCTCGTTATCCGGACAAGACCATCAGATTGCCCATGCGTGCTGAAGCGCGTTCCTTAAACTTGTCAAATTCAGTAGCTGTTGTTGTCTATGAAGTTTTGCGTCAATGGGGCTTCCCGAGTCTTGTTTAAAAAAGGAGGAGAAACTATGATACCCAAGGTTGACGTTGGGTTAATATGCGGGTCGAGTACGAATTCAATTTCCTTCCTTGAGGATTTAAAAATTCCCGGCACAAAAGTACTGGGTAACGCTTTGATATTTAATACCCCTTATGGACCTTCCCCGGAATTTACTCATTTTTCCTATGCAGGCAAAGAGGCTTTAACCTGCAGGATGCATGGCTGGAGGCAGGGAGTTACGAGAGCCCAGGCTTCTCAGCAAATTTTTTGGGTGTTTCATCAAGCGGGAGTTCACGTAGTTTTAACTGAAGGCGGGGTAGGGGGAGTAAATCACCTGCTGAAACCACGCGATATTGTCATTCCTCACGATTACTTGGACTTCTCAATGCGGAAAGATGTGTCTATCGGGCTCCCCTATTTACTGACCATGCGCAATGCCGTTTGCCCTGACTTGATTAAGGTTTTGCAGGAGACCGTTATGCAAAACCAGCCTCCGCGCTATGTATTTGACCGCGGGGTTTACGTTTGTACTGACGGGCGGCATTTTGAAAGTCCTTCGGAAGTACAGATGTTTAAACAAATGGGCGGCGACGTCATCGGGCAATCCATGTGCCCTGAAGTCTATATGGCCCGGGAAATCGGAGCCCATTATGCTACGGTTCAGCTTGTTGTCAACTATGCTGAAGGAATTGTTAAGGATTGGGAGCACGAGGAATTGGCAGATATTTTCTATAATCAGTCCGGTTTTGCAGGCAGAATTTTGTTAAGCGCTATGGCATTGCTTCCCCAAACCTTTTCCTGTTCTTGTTTGGAGCTGCGCCAACCGACAATGCTGCGGGACAAGCTCGAACCTAAGTCAACGGAGGAATAGTCATGGCCTATATATTAACCTTTGCCTTGGCCTTAGTTATTGCAGCCGTCTGTACCCCATTGACCATGAAACTGGCCCATAAATGGGGGGCTATTGCTTACCCGGGAGGCCGTCATGTCCATAAAAAACCCATTCCCCGCTTGGGCGGATTGGCTTTGTACGCTGGGTTTTGGCTGGCGGCGGCAATAACCCAACAGTGGGATCTATCATACTGGGGGCTATTTTTAGGCAGCACGTTAATTATGTTGGTCGGTGTATGTGATGACATTTGGGAAATTCGTCCGATGGTGAAGCTTTTTTGGCAAATTGCTTCGGCGGCTTTGCTCTTTGGTTTTAATTTTTCTATGGATAAGTTTTCCCTTCCTTTGATTCCGTCCATTAATTTGTCGGGGTCTTGGCTTGGTGTTATAGGTTTTGCTTTAATGCTCTTTTGGATTGTCGGTCTGGTAAATACAGTTAATATCTCGGATGGCTTAGACGGACTGGCTGCAGGAATATGTTTTATGGCGGCACTATTGCTGTTCTGGTCGGCAAATCGAATTAATAGTCCTGCAGCGCATCTGACCTTGGCTTTAGCCGGTTCGCTGCTTGGTTTTTTATTGTTTAATTTCCCCCCGGCCCGGGTTTTTATGGGAGATTCCGGCAGTATGTTTCTCGGATATATTATTGGCGGCCTTTCCATTTACGGACTCCTAAAAACAGCGACAGTTTTAGGCGTAGTTTTCCCGCTTCTCGTCATGGGTATGCCTGTGACGGACTTAACCTTTGCCATTATTCGCCGCAAACTTCGAGGGCAATCCATGGCTGCCGCCGATCGCGGACATTTACATCATCGTCTGCTAGACGCGGGGCTTACTCAGCGTCAAGCCGTTTTGTCAATGTATGGAATCAGTGCCTGCTTTGGAATTTCTGCAGTCTTGGGAGCTGAAGGACTGTGGATATTAGCCTTAGTCCTTCTCCTCCTTGTCTTTGCTGTATTGGTGATTATTTTAATGCGAAGAACGGCAATGCTGGCAGTGTTCAGCAGACGTCACTCAAAATAGAAGCCTTAGTTATTCTTAACACCTCTACCCCCGGTAATGCATATGATGATCGGAAAGGGGGTATAAGTATGCCATTGAATATCTTTGCTTTTTATAGCGGCCTTACTGAACAAGCAAAGGGTTATCCCTATTTAGTAAGAAACGAAAACATAATCAATCAGTTAGATATCTTTCAAACACCGATCCAGAATGACGGAACTGTCCAAGGCCGGCCCAGCCGCAAGATGATTAATGAAGCTCATGCCAAAGGAATTAAGGTTTATTTAACGGTGAGCAACTTAAACCCGGGAGGACGCTTTTCTACAGGATTAATATCCCGGTTAGTACGTGATCGGCAATTTGCTAACTATGTTTGGGGGAACATAAACAATCTTCTGGCTGAGTATCAATTTGACGGAGTCAATCTGGATTTAGAAAAAGTAAGTCCGACAGATCGTCATCTCTTTACACAGCTTATTCAAGCCTGGTCAGCTCAGTTCCATCAGGCAAACTATATCGTTACCATTGATGTACCGGCAAAGTCTTCTAGTGAACCTCTTGATCCGTGGAAAGGGGCCTTTGACTATCAAGCGATCGGTCGGGTCGTTGATGAGGTAATCCTTATGACTTATGAAGAACATTGGCCGGCAAGCCCTCCCGGGTCAGTAGCCTCTCTTCCGTGGGTCAATGAGAATTTGAACTATGCTTTGGCCAATATCCCCGCTCGTAAAATCTTAATGGGCATTCCTCTTTATGGGTATGATTGGTCGGAACGCGGGGGAGCCCAAAGCATCAGCTATCAAAGAGCCGTTGACCTTGCTCAACGTCATGGTGCTCCAATCCTTTGGGATCCGAGGCAGCACGGTTTGCATTTCCGCTATGAAGCTATGGGTATAAGACATACCGTTTATTTTGAAGATCCCCGCAGCACGAAAGACAAACTGGACCTTGCTCTAAGCAAAGGCATTCGGGGAGTCGCCCTTTGGGAAATGAACTTGAGTTATCCTGCTTTCTGGGAGGTGCTTCAAGTATATTCGGCAAGATAAACAGCAAACGGAGGTTAAAGCATGAATATTCGTTTTCACGGACACGCTTGTTTTGAAATTGCAAGTGAAGCAGGAAGAATCTTAATTGACCCCTTTTTGCGTGGGAACCCGAGTACCACTACGAAGCCTGAAGATTTTAACCAGCTCGACGCCATTTTAGTAACTCACGGGCATCATGATCATCTGGGTGACGCTGTGGAGTTGTCGAAAAAGACAGGTGCTCCTATTATTGCAGTTTATGAGCTGGCAGCCTATTGCCAAAGTAAAGGCGCAGCAACTCATGCTATGCATCTTGGGGGTAAACATCAGTTTTCTTTTGGCTGGGTTAAACTCACCTTGGCGTTACATGGCTCCGGCATTGAAGAAAAAGAAGGAGGCCCTATGATTTACGGTGGCCCCCCCTGTGGATTTC is a window encoding:
- a CDS encoding glycosyltransferase family 4 protein; this translates as MAYILTFALALVIAAVCTPLTMKLAHKWGAIAYPGGRHVHKKPIPRLGGLALYAGFWLAAAITQQWDLSYWGLFLGSTLIMLVGVCDDIWEIRPMVKLFWQIASAALLFGFNFSMDKFSLPLIPSINLSGSWLGVIGFALMLFWIVGLVNTVNISDGLDGLAAGICFMAALLLFWSANRINSPAAHLTLALAGSLLGFLLFNFPPARVFMGDSGSMFLGYIIGGLSIYGLLKTATVLGVVFPLLVMGMPVTDLTFAIIRRKLRGQSMAAADRGHLHHRLLDAGLTQRQAVLSMYGISACFGISAVLGAEGLWILALVLLLLVFAVLVIILMRRTAMLAVFSRRHSK
- a CDS encoding glycosyl hydrolase family 18 protein; the encoded protein is MPLNIFAFYSGLTEQAKGYPYLVRNENIINQLDIFQTPIQNDGTVQGRPSRKMINEAHAKGIKVYLTVSNLNPGGRFSTGLISRLVRDRQFANYVWGNINNLLAEYQFDGVNLDLEKVSPTDRHLFTQLIQAWSAQFHQANYIVTIDVPAKSSSEPLDPWKGAFDYQAIGRVVDEVILMTYEEHWPASPPGSVASLPWVNENLNYALANIPARKILMGIPLYGYDWSERGGAQSISYQRAVDLAQRHGAPILWDPRQHGLHFRYEAMGIRHTVYFEDPRSTKDKLDLALSKGIRGVALWEMNLSYPAFWEVLQVYSAR
- a CDS encoding metal-dependent hydrolase; its protein translation is MNIRFHGHACFEIASEAGRILIDPFLRGNPSTTTKPEDFNQLDAILVTHGHHDHLGDAVELSKKTGAPIIAVYELAAYCQSKGAATHAMHLGGKHQFSFGWVKLTLALHGSGIEEKEGGPMIYGGPPCGFLMQIEGKWIYHAGDTGLFGDMELIGLRHPLEVAMLPIGDNFVMGVEEAAHASQLLRSKVVIPMHYNTFPLINQDAGEFLRMLQRRVPETKGVVLKAGESFELV